The Agromyces sp. LHK192 genome includes a window with the following:
- the ligA gene encoding NAD-dependent DNA ligase LigA — protein MSDSAGTTALPTDFDTARAESDALRAQIEQARLAYYADGDSALSDAEYDEAFRRLEALERAFPELAGQDSPTQQVGAAIVAAGFPTHEHAERMLSLDNVFSIDEFREWAAKAQAAAGRPVRWLSELKIDGLAISLAYRDGVLETATTRGDGRVGEDITENVELIPAIPRRLTGDGWPAFFEVRGEVFLETVDFEALNERQHELQAAYVADQVAKGKPEAEVPVRFPEFANARNTAAGSLRQRRENKSPEQLQLMRERLGRLSLHLHGIGAWQDPPVDSQSGIYDLIAGWGLPVSPHTRVFGSIDEVAGFIAHWGEHRHDVEHEIDGIVVKIDELDLHDELGATSRAPRWAIAYKYPPEEVHTKLLDIAVGVGRTGRATPFAIMAPVKVAGSTVRQATLHNQDVVKAKGVLIGDTVVLRKAGDVIPEILGAVEALRDGTEREWRMPERCPECGTPLRPMKEGDIDLRCPNAQSCPAQVRGRVEHIGSRGGLDIEALGEVTAAALTQPFTPSEPPLRTEARLFDLTVDELVPIEVVVRDAETGEPKVDDETGEPVRRAPFQKWGPATYPPGTEALDPGERRRLGIRKSHRELLPSGAAEKLLAELEKAKAKPLWRLIVSLNIRHVGPVAARALADWFGSLDAIRAASRDELAQVEGVGGIIADAVTDWFAEAWHVEIVDRWTEAGVQWSTPGHPGPGAAAEAGGVLAGLTIVATGSLEGFTREGAQEAIIQAGGKAASSVSKKTDFVAAGPGAGSKLAKAEELGIRVLDAAQFRVLVTEGPGALGEQGEAGGADAATDDE, from the coding sequence GTGAGCGACTCCGCCGGAACGACCGCCCTCCCGACCGACTTCGATACGGCCCGCGCCGAATCCGACGCGCTCCGTGCGCAGATCGAACAGGCGAGGCTGGCCTACTACGCGGACGGCGACTCGGCGCTCAGCGACGCCGAGTACGACGAGGCGTTCCGCCGGCTCGAGGCGCTCGAGCGCGCGTTCCCCGAACTCGCGGGGCAGGACAGCCCGACCCAGCAGGTCGGCGCAGCCATCGTGGCCGCCGGCTTCCCGACCCACGAGCACGCCGAGCGCATGCTCAGCCTCGACAACGTCTTCAGCATCGACGAGTTCCGCGAGTGGGCGGCGAAGGCCCAGGCCGCCGCCGGGCGACCCGTCCGCTGGCTGTCCGAACTCAAGATCGACGGGCTCGCGATCAGCCTCGCCTACCGCGACGGGGTGTTGGAGACCGCGACGACGCGTGGAGACGGTCGGGTCGGCGAGGACATCACCGAGAACGTCGAGCTCATCCCGGCGATCCCGCGTCGCCTGACGGGCGACGGATGGCCGGCGTTCTTCGAGGTCCGCGGCGAGGTGTTCCTCGAAACCGTCGACTTCGAGGCGCTGAACGAGCGCCAGCATGAGCTCCAGGCCGCGTACGTCGCCGATCAGGTCGCGAAGGGCAAGCCCGAGGCCGAGGTCCCCGTCCGGTTCCCCGAGTTCGCGAACGCCCGCAACACGGCGGCAGGGAGCCTGCGCCAGCGCCGCGAGAACAAGTCGCCCGAACAGCTGCAGCTCATGCGCGAACGGCTCGGCCGGCTGTCGTTGCACCTGCACGGCATCGGCGCCTGGCAGGACCCCCCGGTCGACTCGCAGTCGGGCATCTACGACCTCATCGCCGGCTGGGGCCTGCCGGTCTCGCCGCACACTCGGGTGTTCGGCTCGATCGACGAGGTCGCGGGCTTCATCGCGCACTGGGGCGAGCACCGTCACGACGTCGAGCACGAGATCGACGGGATCGTCGTCAAGATCGACGAACTCGACCTGCACGACGAGCTCGGCGCCACGAGCCGCGCGCCGCGCTGGGCGATCGCGTACAAGTACCCGCCGGAGGAGGTGCACACCAAGCTCCTCGACATCGCCGTCGGCGTCGGCCGCACCGGCCGCGCGACGCCGTTCGCCATCATGGCGCCCGTGAAGGTCGCGGGCTCCACCGTTCGCCAGGCGACGCTCCACAACCAGGACGTCGTGAAGGCCAAGGGCGTGCTGATCGGCGACACCGTCGTGCTGCGCAAGGCCGGCGACGTCATCCCCGAGATCCTCGGTGCGGTCGAAGCGCTGCGCGACGGGACCGAACGCGAATGGCGGATGCCCGAGCGGTGCCCCGAATGCGGCACGCCGCTGCGGCCGATGAAGGAGGGCGACATCGACCTGCGCTGTCCCAATGCGCAGTCGTGTCCCGCCCAGGTCCGCGGCAGGGTCGAGCACATCGGCTCGCGCGGAGGCCTCGACATCGAGGCGCTCGGCGAGGTCACCGCCGCGGCGCTCACGCAGCCGTTCACGCCGTCCGAGCCGCCGCTGCGCACCGAGGCGAGGTTGTTCGACCTGACGGTCGACGAACTCGTGCCGATCGAGGTCGTCGTGCGCGACGCCGAGACCGGCGAGCCCAAGGTCGACGACGAGACCGGTGAGCCGGTGCGGCGGGCGCCCTTCCAGAAGTGGGGGCCCGCGACCTACCCGCCCGGCACCGAAGCACTCGACCCGGGCGAGCGGCGCCGGCTCGGCATCCGCAAGAGCCATCGCGAACTGCTGCCGTCCGGTGCGGCCGAGAAGCTGCTCGCCGAGCTCGAGAAGGCGAAGGCGAAGCCGCTCTGGCGACTGATCGTGTCGCTGAACATCCGCCATGTCGGCCCGGTCGCGGCGCGCGCGCTCGCCGACTGGTTCGGCTCGCTCGACGCCATCCGCGCCGCGTCGCGCGACGAGCTCGCCCAGGTCGAGGGGGTCGGCGGCATCATCGCCGACGCCGTCACCGACTGGTTCGCCGAGGCTTGGCACGTCGAGATCGTCGATCGTTGGACCGAGGCCGGCGTGCAGTGGTCGACGCCGGGGCATCCGGGTCCGGGCGCCGCAGCCGAAGCCGGCGGCGTGCTCGCGGGCCTCACGATCGTCGCGACCGGTTCGCTCGAGGGCTTCACGCGCGAGGGGGCGCAGGAGGCCATCATCCAGGCGGGCGGCAAGGCGGCGTCGAGCGTGTCGAAGAAGACGGATTTCGTCGCGGCCGGGCCGGGTGCCGGCTCGAAGCTCGCGAAGGCCGAGGAGTTGGGCATCCGCGTGCTGGACGCGGCGCAGTTCCGCGTGCTGGTCACGGAAGGGCCGGGTGCGCTCGGGGAGCAGGGCGAGGCTGGGGGAGCGGATGCCGCGACAGACGACGAATGA
- the mnmA gene encoding tRNA 2-thiouridine(34) synthase MnmA gives MRVLAAMSGGVDSAVAAARAVEAGHDVVGVHLALSRMPGTLRTGSRGCCTIEDSMDAQRAANALGIPYYVWDFSERFKADVVDDFIAEYAAGRTPNPCMRCNERIKFAALLEKALALGFDAVATGHYAKITTDASGRRELHRASAEAKDQSYVLGVLTAEQLEHAYFPLGDTPSKELVRQEAERRGLSVARKPDSYDICFISDGDTKGWLAEKVGVATGEIVDRTGAVVGSHEGAHAYTVGQRRGLRLGTPAPDGKPRFVLEVRPKENTVVVGPKEALAIAEIAGSRFSWAGAHPVASGLVAADGESFACDVQIRAHADPVPAVARVAVSDAGAPELVVTPAAPLDGVAPGQTAVVYVGTRVLGQCTIDRTLSAVPVTA, from the coding sequence ATGCGAGTGCTTGCGGCGATGTCAGGCGGCGTGGACAGCGCCGTCGCGGCGGCGCGTGCCGTCGAGGCCGGCCACGACGTCGTCGGCGTGCACCTGGCGCTGAGCCGGATGCCCGGCACGCTCCGCACGGGCAGCCGCGGCTGCTGCACGATCGAGGACTCGATGGACGCGCAGCGCGCGGCGAACGCCCTCGGCATTCCGTATTACGTGTGGGACTTCTCCGAGCGGTTCAAGGCGGACGTCGTCGACGACTTCATCGCCGAGTACGCGGCCGGCCGCACGCCGAACCCGTGCATGCGCTGCAACGAGCGCATCAAGTTCGCCGCGCTCCTCGAGAAGGCGCTCGCGCTCGGCTTCGACGCCGTCGCGACCGGCCATTACGCGAAGATCACGACGGATGCCTCGGGTCGCCGCGAGTTGCACCGCGCGAGCGCGGAGGCGAAGGACCAGAGCTACGTGCTCGGCGTGCTGACGGCCGAGCAGCTCGAGCACGCGTACTTCCCGCTCGGCGACACGCCGTCGAAGGAGTTGGTGCGCCAGGAGGCCGAGCGCCGCGGACTGTCGGTCGCGCGCAAGCCCGACTCGTACGACATCTGCTTCATCTCCGACGGCGACACGAAGGGCTGGCTCGCCGAGAAGGTCGGCGTCGCCACCGGTGAGATCGTCGATCGCACCGGGGCCGTCGTCGGCAGCCACGAGGGTGCGCACGCCTACACCGTCGGCCAGCGACGCGGGCTCCGGCTCGGCACCCCGGCACCCGACGGCAAGCCGCGGTTCGTGCTCGAGGTGCGGCCGAAGGAGAACACCGTCGTCGTGGGCCCGAAGGAGGCGCTCGCGATCGCCGAGATCGCCGGCAGCCGATTCTCGTGGGCGGGCGCCCACCCCGTGGCATCCGGCCTCGTGGCCGCCGACGGCGAGTCGTTCGCGTGCGACGTGCAGATCCGCGCCCACGCCGACCCGGTACCCGCCGTCGCGCGGGTCGCCGTGTCGGATGCCGGTGCCCCCGAACTCGTCGTGACGCCCGCGGCGCCGCTCGACGGCGTCGCGCCCGGACAGACCGCGGTGGTCTACGTCGGGACCCGGGTGCTCGGGCAGTGCACGATCGATCGGACGCTCAGCGCGGTGCCGGTCACGGCGTAG
- the ybaK gene encoding Cys-tRNA(Pro) deacylase, which produces MAKRSDASAGTPATVALVAAGIPFTAHAYDHDPRAAAYGLEAAEKLGLPPEIVFKTLVADVDGGLAVGIVPVAMQLDLKALASAVGGKRAEMADPQVAQRRTGYVVGGISPIGQKTALPIVLDESAILCETILVSGGRRGLDLELAPDDLLAVTGGSYAAIARSR; this is translated from the coding sequence ATGGCGAAGCGATCGGATGCCTCCGCCGGCACGCCGGCGACCGTCGCCCTCGTCGCTGCGGGCATCCCGTTCACGGCCCACGCGTACGACCACGACCCCCGCGCCGCGGCGTACGGGCTGGAGGCCGCCGAGAAGCTCGGCCTCCCGCCCGAGATCGTGTTCAAGACCCTCGTCGCGGACGTCGACGGCGGCCTCGCGGTCGGCATCGTCCCGGTTGCGATGCAGCTCGACCTGAAGGCGCTCGCCTCGGCCGTCGGCGGCAAGCGCGCCGAGATGGCCGATCCGCAGGTCGCGCAGCGCCGGACGGGCTACGTCGTGGGCGGCATCAGCCCGATCGGCCAGAAGACCGCATTGCCGATCGTGCTCGACGAGTCGGCGATCCTGTGCGAGACGATCCTCGTCTCGGGCGGTAGGCGGGGACTCGACCTGGAGCTCGCACCGGACGACCTCCTGGCCGTCACCGGCGGCAGCTATGCCGCGATCGCGCGGTCG
- a CDS encoding alkaline phosphatase family protein, with the protein MPRQTTNDEAAGDDQGAGGGREARQRARSRRDFLKFGGVAAAGAVVGGGVGAAAGAAIGYSQGFAEGADDFAALTPRQEAGFDHVVVVMGENRSFDNILGYLYTPDTVPSGQSFEGLAFGDYSNAAPDGTVFAAHIYDGPTDEIMGRPDPDPGEEYPHVNTQLFNLVDPGGNATSGVGDMAHPYNAPSKGETPTMDGFVSDYINNSERLRKGTEPGLDEVEQIMGSFSPEMLPVLSTLAKNFAVFDHWFCAVPSQTFCNRSFFHASTSHGFVTNKHGGGYDKWLDAEPTPTVFNRLEEAGLTWKVYFDALQMVSFTGVLHAPVLEQYWKTEHFATMDQFYKDVEAGELPAYAFIEPRMVYNHNDFHPPFGKLRESTVDGEEVVDSAISDVRAGELLIHNIYEAVKRSATPDGSNAINTMLLITFDEHGGTYDHVPPPAAIPPHEGADPGEMGFEFDRLGCRVPAIAVSAYTRAGTIIHDEMHHGAVIATLSRLHGLKPLTRRDAGANDLFSVVNMDKPRHPSTWPTTTPQYVPPNPESTAPHPAHATKDKPLSPPARGLIGLLLARAGAGDAPEPQTFEQAYEELNRRGAGLFGQ; encoded by the coding sequence ATGCCGCGACAGACGACGAATGACGAAGCAGCCGGCGACGACCAGGGCGCAGGCGGCGGTCGTGAGGCGCGGCAACGGGCACGATCGCGCCGCGACTTCCTGAAGTTCGGCGGTGTGGCGGCCGCCGGCGCGGTGGTCGGAGGCGGGGTCGGTGCGGCGGCCGGCGCGGCGATCGGCTACTCCCAGGGGTTCGCGGAGGGCGCCGACGACTTCGCCGCGCTCACGCCCCGGCAGGAGGCCGGCTTCGACCACGTCGTCGTGGTGATGGGCGAGAACCGCTCGTTCGACAACATCCTCGGGTACCTGTACACGCCCGACACGGTGCCGAGCGGCCAGAGCTTCGAGGGTCTCGCGTTCGGCGACTACTCGAACGCGGCGCCGGACGGCACCGTGTTCGCGGCCCACATCTACGACGGGCCGACCGACGAGATCATGGGCCGGCCCGATCCCGACCCCGGCGAAGAGTACCCGCACGTCAACACGCAGCTGTTCAACCTCGTCGACCCCGGGGGCAACGCCACGAGCGGCGTCGGCGACATGGCGCACCCGTACAACGCGCCGTCGAAGGGTGAGACGCCCACGATGGACGGCTTCGTCAGCGACTACATCAACAACTCCGAGCGGCTGCGCAAGGGCACGGAGCCGGGCCTCGACGAGGTGGAGCAGATCATGGGCTCCTTCTCGCCCGAGATGCTGCCGGTGCTGTCGACGCTCGCCAAGAACTTCGCGGTGTTCGATCACTGGTTCTGCGCCGTCCCGTCGCAGACGTTCTGCAACCGCTCGTTCTTCCACGCCTCGACGTCGCACGGGTTCGTGACCAACAAGCACGGCGGCGGCTACGACAAGTGGCTCGACGCCGAACCGACGCCGACGGTGTTCAACCGGCTCGAGGAGGCCGGGCTCACCTGGAAGGTGTACTTCGACGCGCTCCAGATGGTCTCGTTCACCGGGGTGCTGCACGCACCGGTGCTCGAGCAGTACTGGAAGACCGAGCATTTCGCGACGATGGACCAGTTCTACAAGGACGTCGAGGCGGGAGAGCTCCCCGCCTACGCGTTCATCGAGCCGCGCATGGTCTACAACCACAACGACTTCCATCCGCCGTTCGGAAAGCTCCGCGAATCCACGGTCGACGGCGAGGAGGTCGTCGACAGCGCGATCTCCGATGTCCGCGCCGGCGAACTGCTGATCCACAACATCTACGAGGCGGTCAAGCGCAGCGCGACCCCCGACGGGTCGAACGCGATCAACACCATGCTCCTGATCACGTTCGACGAGCACGGCGGCACGTACGACCACGTCCCGCCGCCCGCGGCGATCCCGCCGCACGAGGGTGCGGATCCGGGCGAGATGGGGTTCGAGTTCGACCGGCTCGGGTGCCGGGTCCCCGCCATCGCCGTCTCGGCGTACACGCGCGCCGGCACGATCATCCACGACGAGATGCACCACGGCGCGGTCATCGCGACGCTCTCGCGGCTGCACGGCCTGAAGCCGCTCACCCGACGCGACGCGGGCGCCAACGACCTGTTCAGCGTCGTGAACATGGACAAGCCGCGGCATCCGTCCACCTGGCCCACTACGACGCCGCAGTACGTTCCTCCGAATCCCGAGTCGACCGCGCCGCACCCGGCGCACGCCACGAAGGACAAGCCGCTGAGCCCTCCGGCGCGCGGGCTGATCGGGTTGCTCCTCGCGAGGGCGGGCGCCGGTGACGCGCCTGAGCCGCAGACGTTCGAGCAGGCCTACGAGGAGCTCAACCGTCGTGGCGCCGGGCTCTTCGGCCAGTAG
- the glgX gene encoding glycogen debranching protein GlgX gives MPETAPTHDLGVRTGADGGVLRIWSANATAVDLVVFAPDDLDWATERVAAVRDEHGVWEARSAALVPGARYGVRVDGPTGVEHAFNPVHTLLDPYARGLVRADDGSWRGVALAPLDADGGFGTTSDAAGTASSVRPPKPRVPLDHTIVYEAHVRGFTRRNPAVPAALRGTYAGLGHDASIEHLLSLGATTVELLPVHAFVSEDRLIRQGKVNYWGYNTLAFFAPHSPYATAEAQAAGAEAVRDEFRDMVDRLHRAGLEVVLDVVYNHTAEEGRGGPTSSFRGIDNASYYRHDAHGRYVDTTGCGNTLDFGNAVPQQLVLDSMRYWAGEMGVDGFRLDLAATLGRGDHGEYDREHPLLRGMLDDAIVGDTKLIAEPWDVGPGGWRTGDFPNGFTEWNDRYRDRMRDFWLGDLRRERETGSAGSGIGRFATRLAGSSNTFSRERGPLASLNFITAHDGFTLADLTAFDVKHNEGNGEDNRDGTDNNNSYNHGVEGRTDDPAIRAARRRSLRNLMGTLLLSAGVPMLTAGDEYGRSQAGNNNAYCHDSELTWLDWEWNDDQRAVFETAKRLIRLRAQNPALRPVRFGVFGETTPSATQMDWYNADGDTMTIDDWNSPAERTLQYLAASTPEFEEFNRILLVVHAHEEPTEVVLPDHEGVGSYTLLWDSSSETPDVAAAEPRPGERVRVAAQSMQLYRASDA, from the coding sequence ATGCCCGAAACCGCTCCCACGCACGACCTCGGCGTCCGCACGGGCGCCGACGGCGGCGTGCTCCGCATCTGGTCGGCGAACGCCACCGCGGTCGACCTCGTCGTGTTCGCACCCGACGACCTCGACTGGGCGACGGAGCGGGTCGCCGCCGTGCGCGACGAGCACGGCGTCTGGGAGGCGCGCTCCGCCGCGCTCGTGCCCGGCGCACGGTACGGCGTCCGCGTCGACGGCCCGACCGGCGTCGAGCACGCGTTCAACCCGGTGCACACCCTGCTCGACCCGTACGCGCGCGGCCTCGTACGCGCGGACGACGGCTCGTGGCGCGGCGTCGCGCTGGCACCCCTCGACGCCGACGGCGGGTTCGGCACGACTTCGGATGCCGCGGGCACCGCCTCCTCGGTGCGCCCGCCCAAGCCGCGGGTGCCGCTCGACCACACCATCGTCTACGAGGCGCACGTCCGCGGGTTCACCCGGCGCAACCCGGCCGTTCCCGCCGCGCTGCGCGGCACGTACGCGGGGCTCGGGCACGACGCGTCGATCGAGCACCTCCTCTCGCTCGGTGCCACCACGGTCGAACTCCTCCCCGTGCACGCGTTCGTCTCGGAGGACCGCCTGATCCGCCAGGGCAAGGTGAACTACTGGGGCTACAACACGCTCGCGTTCTTCGCCCCCCACTCCCCCTACGCGACCGCCGAGGCGCAGGCAGCCGGCGCAGAGGCCGTCCGCGACGAGTTCCGCGACATGGTCGACCGGCTGCACCGGGCCGGCCTCGAGGTCGTGCTCGACGTGGTCTACAACCACACGGCGGAGGAGGGGCGCGGCGGCCCGACGTCGAGCTTCCGCGGCATCGACAACGCCTCCTACTACCGGCACGACGCGCACGGCCGCTACGTCGACACGACCGGCTGCGGCAATACCCTCGACTTCGGCAACGCGGTGCCGCAGCAGCTCGTGCTCGACTCCATGCGGTACTGGGCGGGCGAGATGGGCGTGGACGGGTTCCGCCTGGACCTCGCGGCGACGCTCGGCCGCGGCGACCACGGCGAGTACGACCGCGAGCACCCGTTGCTGCGCGGCATGCTCGACGACGCGATCGTCGGCGACACGAAGCTCATCGCAGAGCCATGGGATGTCGGTCCCGGCGGATGGCGCACCGGCGACTTCCCCAACGGGTTCACGGAGTGGAACGACCGCTACCGCGACCGCATGCGCGACTTCTGGCTCGGCGACCTGCGCCGCGAGCGCGAGACGGGTTCGGCCGGCAGCGGCATCGGCCGCTTCGCGACCCGGCTCGCCGGATCGTCGAACACGTTCTCGCGCGAGCGCGGACCGCTCGCGAGCCTGAACTTCATCACCGCCCACGACGGGTTCACGCTCGCCGACCTCACCGCCTTCGACGTCAAGCACAACGAGGGCAACGGCGAGGACAACCGCGACGGCACCGACAACAACAACTCGTACAACCACGGCGTCGAGGGCCGCACCGACGACCCCGCGATCCGCGCGGCCCGCCGGCGGAGCCTGCGCAACCTCATGGGCACCCTGCTGCTCTCGGCCGGAGTGCCGATGCTCACGGCCGGCGACGAGTACGGGCGCAGCCAGGCGGGCAACAACAACGCGTACTGCCACGACTCCGAGCTGACCTGGCTCGACTGGGAGTGGAACGACGACCAGCGCGCCGTGTTCGAGACGGCCAAGCGGCTCATCCGGCTGCGGGCCCAGAACCCGGCGCTGCGCCCGGTGCGCTTCGGCGTGTTCGGCGAGACGACGCCGAGCGCCACGCAGATGGACTGGTACAACGCCGACGGCGACACCATGACCATCGACGACTGGAACTCCCCCGCCGAGCGCACCCTGCAATACCTCGCGGCATCGACCCCGGAGTTCGAGGAGTTCAACCGGATCCTGCTCGTCGTCCACGCGCACGAGGAGCCGACCGAGGTCGTGCTGCCCGACCACGAGGGCGTCGGCAGCTACACGCTGCTCTGGGACTCGTCGAGCGAGACGCCCGACGTCGCCGCGGCCGAGCCGCGCCCCGGCGAGCGCGTGCGCGTCGCCGCCCAGTCGATGCAGCTCTACCGCGCGTCGGACGCGTGA
- a CDS encoding cysteine desulfurase family protein, producing the protein MAYLDHAATTPMLPEAVDALTAALGLTGNPASIHSAGQRSKRLLEESREQVAATLGADGIEVVFTGSGTESVNLAIKGLYWRRQADAPRPRILLPAGEHHATIDTVEWLAGHDGADIVELPVDGVGRLRVDALADELVRDAASVALVTMLWASNEVGTIQPVAEVSELCARAGVPLHVDAIAAYGQLPIDVGAIRRATYAAPGAGLVALSVSAHKIGGPAGIGALVLDRSAQVEPLLHGGGQQRRIRSGTQDVAAAASFAAAAQAVASRLDADAARMARLRDRVIDGVTALVPEARLSGDPDPAGRLPANAHFSFPGCEGDSLLFLLDAAGVEVSTGSACQAGVPEPSHVLLAMGRSEADARGALRLTLGHASTDADVDAFLAALPAAHERAARAGLAARSTSFDR; encoded by the coding sequence ATGGCGTATCTCGACCACGCCGCGACGACCCCGATGCTCCCCGAGGCGGTCGACGCGCTCACCGCGGCCCTCGGCCTCACCGGCAACCCCGCGTCGATCCACAGTGCCGGGCAGCGATCGAAGCGACTCCTCGAGGAATCCCGCGAGCAGGTCGCCGCGACCCTGGGGGCCGACGGCATCGAGGTGGTCTTCACCGGAAGCGGCACCGAGTCCGTCAACCTCGCGATCAAGGGGCTGTACTGGCGGCGGCAGGCGGATGCCCCACGGCCCCGCATCCTGCTCCCCGCCGGTGAGCACCACGCCACGATCGACACCGTCGAGTGGCTCGCCGGGCACGACGGCGCCGACATCGTCGAGCTGCCCGTCGACGGGGTCGGGCGCCTGCGCGTCGACGCGCTCGCCGACGAGCTCGTGCGCGACGCGGCATCCGTCGCACTCGTCACGATGCTGTGGGCCAGCAACGAGGTCGGCACGATCCAGCCGGTCGCCGAGGTGTCCGAGCTCTGCGCGCGCGCCGGCGTGCCGCTGCACGTCGACGCGATCGCCGCATACGGCCAGCTGCCGATCGACGTCGGCGCGATCCGACGGGCGACGTATGCCGCGCCCGGCGCCGGACTCGTCGCGCTCAGCGTCTCGGCCCACAAGATCGGGGGACCCGCGGGCATCGGCGCGCTGGTGCTCGATCGCTCGGCGCAGGTCGAGCCGCTGCTGCACGGCGGTGGCCAGCAGCGCCGCATCCGCTCGGGCACGCAGGACGTGGCCGCAGCCGCGTCGTTCGCGGCGGCGGCGCAGGCCGTCGCGTCGCGGCTCGACGCGGATGCCGCCCGAATGGCACGCCTGCGCGATCGCGTGATCGACGGGGTCACCGCGCTCGTGCCGGAGGCCCGGCTCTCGGGAGACCCTGATCCGGCCGGCCGCCTGCCCGCGAACGCGCACTTCTCCTTCCCCGGATGCGAGGGGGATTCGCTGCTGTTCCTGCTCGATGCCGCAGGGGTCGAGGTCTCGACCGGGTCGGCGTGCCAGGCCGGGGTCCCCGAGCCCAGCCACGTGCTGCTGGCGATGGGTCGCAGCGAGGCCGACGCGCGCGGTGCGCTGCGGCTCACCCTCGGCCACGCGTCGACCGACGCCGACGTCGACGCGTTCCTCGCGGCCCTGCCCGCTGCGCACGAGCGGGCGGCTCGGGCCGGACTCGCCGCCAGGTCGACGTCGTTCGACCGCTGA